Sequence from the Candidatus Methylomirabilota bacterium genome:
CGCGACCAGTTATCTTCCCCAGGGCCTCGGCAGAGCATCCGAATACCACACGGGGAATAGAAACCCTATAGATTGCACCCGAACACATAGCACAGGGTTCGGTACTCGTGTAAAGGGTACAGTGGGACAGTGTTTGAGCGTCATGGTCCTGCGTTGCGAACCTGATAAGGTTCAGCTCCGCGTGCCTTGTCCAGTCGCGCTCAGTCACGGCCGTGTTTTCTGCGGTGAGAATGATCTCCTCCTCCAATACCAATAATGCCCCGAAGGGGTGATTCCCTTTCTGAACGGCCTGCTCAGCCAACTTGATGCATTTTCGGATGAGCTGTGAGTGGTTTATGTCACCCGGTTCTCTGTTGTTGATATTCATTGTGTCCCTCCTTTCTGAGCCATTCCTCGAGCCGCTTAAATCCTTCTTCCGTACTGATCTTGGGCTGGTAGCCAAGCTCTTGGCGGGCAGCGGTAATGTTGAACCAATGTCTGGTTGACAGCTCCTCTGCAAGGAAGCGCGTCATAGGAGGCTCTCCCCCGAGTCGTAGTGTCCGGTACACGATCTCGCACAGCCAGCCGGCGGTGTAGGCGAGATGAGGAGAGATAGTTCGGGTCACGGGTGGGAGACCGGCCGATTTCAGGATGCGGTTGATGAACTCCCACAGGGGCAGCGGCTGCCCCTGTGAAATGAAAAACACCCTTCCTGAGATTCGCGAACCGGGCGACAATCGATCGGCGGCCAGGATATGTGCCTCGGCGGCATTATCAATGTAGGTATGATCGACCAATCTCGGGCTGTCTCCGATTTTCCGCAGTTTGCCCGCGCGCCCACGGGCAATGATCCCAGGGACAAGGTGGTTGTCCCCGGGTCCCCAGATAAGATGGGGGCGCAGCGAAACGGTGGCCAACTGATCATCGTTAGCGGCGAGAATCAACCGCTCCCCGGCGGCCTTGGTTGCCGGATAAGCTGCCTTGTAGTGCTGAGGGTATGGGACCGACTCATCCAATCCCTCCATGTCATGCCCGCCGAACACCACACTCGGTGAGCTCGCATAGACAAGCCGTGAGATGCCCAGGGAACGACAGCCGGCGATGACAGTCTCTGTACCTCTTACATTGGTCTGATGGTATTCGCTGTAATCTCCCCAGATGCCCGCCTTGGCCGCAATATGGAAAACAACCTCGCAATCACGGCAGGCCTCTTCTACTGCCTTTGCGTCGTCAAGACTCCCTTGAAACAGCTCCACACCCAGCGATTGAAGTTCAGGATAGGTTCCTCGGGAAAAGCTACGAACGCTGTGGCCACGTTCGAGCAGACGCCTGATAATGGCACCTCCCAAAAATCCGCCACCGCCTGTCACCAGGGCCTTCATGAAATCTGCTTACCTGCCCAAACAGCGAGTTTTTCACGAAAGATTTTTGCGTTGTGCCGCACGTCAACGGGGAAAGAGGGGTGAAACAATAGCGTCCTGATATCCTTTGTCACGGGATGACGAGCGCCCAGATCCAGTATTTCCTGTTTGAGCTGCCGCGACCCTTTCCATTTGTTTTTGCTGTGCTTCTCTAATTCCACACACAGCACGGGCCTCTGTCTGGGGGGGGGCCCCACTCCGACAAGCGCGGTGCGGTAGACTTTGGGATGCTGATTGAAAATGCCTTCGCAAGGAACGGTAAACAAGGGCCCTTGAGTGGTGATCACCCGGTGTGACTTGCGGCCACAGAACCAGACTCGCCCCCTTTGGTCCAGATAGCCGAGGTCACCCATACGATGGCGCACTTCGCCCTGCGGGCCATGAATTTTGGCAAGGTCGTTGGCCTCGGGACGGCCGAAATATTCTCTGGAGACATTTGGCCCCCAGACCACCAATTCTCCGATTTCAGACGGAGGGACAAGCAGATCGTCCGACCATGTTTGAATCGGCTCGTCGGTGATTTGTATGACGGTCAACTGAACCCCTGGGATGGGACGTCCTACGCAAACTCCCTTTCCCTCACCGGTGCCGCTGTCCTTCGCCACATCCCTTGCGGATATCGAGCATACCGGTAAGGCCTCTGTGGCACCATAGGGGGTGTGAATATCGGCATCGTGTTCCAACAAGCTGGAGAAACGCCTGAGGACTTTTGCCGGGACCGGTGCACCGGCCGAGAGAACACGTCTGAGGGTGGGAAGTTTGATGTCATAACGCTCTCCATACCGAGCGACACGATCA
This genomic interval carries:
- a CDS encoding nucleoside deaminase, producing the protein MNINNREPGDINHSQLIRKCIKLAEQAVQKGNHPFGALLVLEEEIILTAENTAVTERDWTRHAELNLIRFATQDHDAQTLSHCTLYTSTEPCAMCSGAIYRVSIPRVVFGCSAEALGKITGRGLEVTSRQIFSAGTRTVEVVGPILEDEAVEGHRRFWK
- a CDS encoding NAD-dependent epimerase/dehydratase family protein — protein: MKALVTGGGGFLGGAIIRRLLERGHSVRSFSRGTYPELQSLGVELFQGSLDDAKAVEEACRDCEVVFHIAAKAGIWGDYSEYHQTNVRGTETVIAGCRSLGISRLVYASSPSVVFGGHDMEGLDESVPYPQHYKAAYPATKAAGERLILAANDDQLATVSLRPHLIWGPGDNHLVPGIIARGRAGKLRKIGDSPRLVDHTYIDNAAEAHILAADRLSPGSRISGRVFFISQGQPLPLWEFINRILKSAGLPPVTRTISPHLAYTAGWLCEIVYRTLRLGGEPPMTRFLAEELSTRHWFNITAARQELGYQPKISTEEGFKRLEEWLRKEGHNEYQQQRTG
- a CDS encoding fatty acid CoA ligase family protein, yielding MSSSINIAASLSIAAAERPAQLALISPRGVYTCRELEERSNRCAQGLWQMGIQRKTRTVLMVKPGIEFLVLAFALMKINSVLIMIDPGIGRQNMRKCLEDSKPEAFIGTPLAQAARILFGWARQTVQLCLTVGRFRLWRGPSLDQIMHLGGANLSFKSEPPANDDPAAILFTSGSTGVPKGVVYTHGMFSAQARLLRDHFRIQPGEIDLATFPLFALFDPALGMTTVFPEMDFTRPGHVDPLEIINPIQRYKITHMFGSPALLDRVARYGERYDIKLPTLRRVLSAGAPVPAKVLRRFSSLLEHDADIHTPYGATEALPVCSISARDVAKDSGTGEGKGVCVGRPIPGVQLTVIQITDEPIQTWSDDLLVPPSEIGELVVWGPNVSREYFGRPEANDLAKIHGPQGEVRHRMGDLGYLDQRGRVWFCGRKSHRVITTQGPLFTVPCEGIFNQHPKVYRTALVGVGPPPRQRPVLCVELEKHSKNKWKGSRQLKQEILDLGARHPVTKDIRTLLFHPSFPVDVRHNAKIFREKLAVWAGKQIS